Proteins encoded within one genomic window of Candidatus Limnocylindria bacterium:
- a CDS encoding DUF881 domain-containing protein produces the protein MRSNAGVISVTVVALFLGVLAVTQIAAQDVYSRSLQLETPSSLTTLIANLSERNNAIKDEILDLRHRTDTAREAIASGKGSLTEAERQLSQLRVFAGMSAASGAGITVRVEGTFDERALSDLVNELRNAGAEAIAVNTVRVGPRSWFGATADRALTVDSVAIRGPWRVRAIGSPEVMYVAMTRTGGIIGQFELIYKGTRFDVSKESALDLPALATPHR, from the coding sequence ATGAGGTCGAACGCCGGCGTCATCTCCGTCACCGTCGTTGCCCTGTTCCTCGGCGTGCTCGCGGTCACGCAGATCGCCGCGCAGGATGTGTACTCGCGCAGCCTGCAACTCGAGACGCCCTCATCACTCACGACGCTCATCGCGAACCTCTCCGAGCGCAACAACGCGATCAAGGACGAGATCCTCGATCTGCGCCATCGCACGGATACGGCGCGCGAAGCGATCGCGAGCGGAAAGGGATCGCTCACGGAGGCCGAGCGCCAGCTCAGCCAGCTCCGCGTGTTCGCGGGGATGAGCGCCGCGAGCGGGGCCGGGATCACGGTCCGTGTCGAAGGCACGTTCGACGAGCGGGCGCTGTCGGATCTCGTGAACGAGCTGCGGAACGCGGGCGCCGAAGCGATCGCCGTCAACACCGTTCGGGTCGGACCGCGAAGCTGGTTCGGCGCGACAGCGGATCGGGCGCTCACCGTCGACTCTGTCGCGATCCGCGGTCCGTGGCGGGTGCGCGCGATCGGGTCGCCTGAGGTGATGTACGTCGCGATGACGCGGACCGGCGGCATCATCGGCCAGTTCGAGCTCATCTACAAGGGAACGCGGTTCGACGTCAGCAAGGAGTCGGCGCTCGACCTGCCGGCGCTTGCGACACCGCATCGATAA
- a CDS encoding GlsB/YeaQ/YmgE family stress response membrane protein — protein MDLTAIVTWIIFGAIVGVIARFLMPGRDSMGWIPTIVLGIVGSFVGGWLAQLLFQGSAALPPPSAGWIGSIIGALIVLAIYRYTQGRRVTV, from the coding sequence ATGGACCTCACTGCCATCGTCACCTGGATCATCTTCGGCGCGATCGTCGGCGTCATCGCGCGGTTCCTGATGCCGGGACGCGACTCGATGGGCTGGATCCCGACGATCGTTCTCGGCATCGTCGGCTCATTCGTCGGCGGTTGGCTGGCGCAGCTCCTCTTCCAAGGCAGCGCGGCACTTCCTCCGCCGTCGGCCGGCTGGATCGGCTCGATCATCGGCGCACTCATCGTTCTCGCGATCTACCGCTACACGCAAGGACGACGCGTCACCGTCTGA
- a CDS encoding ABC transporter ATP-binding protein, with amino-acid sequence MTSPRATFLHYLGQHKLRIAIGVAIVGVASFVAVLAPLLIGRIVDALTQGDDLELVVRLAALMVVLSAIESTLRGFGRWRILDASRRIEYRMRNDLLAHLQTMHLAYFQHQRIGDLMARLTNDLQAVRQMVGFGILMLTNTLLTLVFTFVSMFGVDTKLALVALVLTPFSSYTFWTVGRRVNKRFEQLQAQFGDLSAKAQENFSGIRVVKAFSQEEPEIRSFAVVNRDYLDKAVALAKVNGLLWPMMNFILGGAVLAILYIGGQDAIEHRLTIGQLVQFLAYLQLISWPMIALGEVVNLIQQGWASLRRLQAVYDARASVTDPVDPVDIPIKGAVEMRGISFAYGQTIVLRDISFSVPAGGSLAIVGPTGSGKSTLVNLLPRLFDAQQGEILIDGIDVKRYPLAALRRAVGYVPQETFLFSVPLRENVGFGTDRPLTPAELEWAGEISQLGKDVADFPAQYDTMIGERGVTLSGGQKQRTAIARAVAKDPRILILDDALSAVDTYTEAEILKRLRGVMRERTSIVVAHRISTVKDADEILVLDEGRIAERGTHHKLLELGRLYASMYRRQLLEEELEVDEEQQEHEKRVRASADDGSRFQRPRAPIDELGQD; translated from the coding sequence GTGACGTCCCCGCGCGCCACCTTCCTGCACTACCTCGGACAACACAAGCTCCGTATCGCCATAGGCGTCGCGATCGTCGGTGTCGCCTCGTTCGTCGCGGTGCTCGCGCCGCTGCTCATCGGCCGGATCGTTGACGCCCTCACGCAGGGAGACGACCTGGAGCTCGTGGTGCGTCTCGCCGCGCTCATGGTCGTCCTGTCGGCGATCGAGAGCACGCTCCGAGGCTTTGGACGCTGGCGGATCCTCGATGCCTCGCGGCGCATCGAGTACCGGATGCGCAACGACCTGCTCGCGCACCTCCAGACCATGCATCTCGCGTACTTCCAGCACCAACGGATCGGCGACCTCATGGCGCGCCTTACGAACGACCTTCAGGCCGTCCGCCAGATGGTGGGCTTCGGGATCCTGATGCTCACCAACACGCTGCTCACGCTGGTGTTCACGTTCGTCTCGATGTTCGGCGTCGACACGAAGCTCGCGCTCGTCGCGCTCGTCCTGACTCCGTTCTCCTCGTACACGTTCTGGACGGTGGGGCGCCGCGTGAACAAGCGCTTCGAGCAGCTGCAGGCCCAGTTCGGGGATCTCTCGGCGAAGGCGCAGGAGAACTTCTCCGGCATCCGCGTGGTGAAGGCGTTCTCGCAGGAGGAGCCGGAGATCCGCTCGTTCGCGGTCGTGAACCGGGATTACCTCGACAAGGCCGTGGCGCTCGCAAAGGTGAACGGCCTGCTCTGGCCGATGATGAACTTCATCCTGGGCGGCGCGGTCCTGGCGATCCTGTACATCGGCGGCCAGGACGCGATCGAGCACCGCCTCACGATCGGTCAGCTCGTGCAGTTCCTCGCGTACCTACAGCTCATCTCCTGGCCGATGATCGCCTTGGGCGAGGTCGTCAACCTGATCCAGCAGGGCTGGGCATCGCTGCGGCGACTGCAAGCCGTCTACGACGCGCGCGCGTCGGTGACGGACCCCGTCGATCCGGTCGACATCCCGATCAAGGGCGCGGTCGAGATGCGTGGCATCTCGTTCGCCTACGGGCAGACGATCGTGCTGCGCGACATCTCCTTCTCGGTACCGGCCGGCGGTTCGCTCGCCATCGTGGGCCCGACCGGATCCGGAAAGAGCACGCTCGTGAACCTCTTGCCCCGCCTCTTCGACGCGCAGCAGGGCGAGATCCTCATCGACGGCATCGACGTGAAGCGTTATCCGCTCGCCGCGCTGCGGCGCGCCGTCGGCTATGTCCCGCAGGAGACGTTCCTCTTCTCCGTCCCGCTCCGCGAGAACGTCGGCTTCGGGACGGACCGTCCGCTCACACCAGCCGAGCTCGAGTGGGCCGGCGAGATCTCGCAGCTCGGGAAGGACGTGGCGGACTTCCCGGCCCAGTACGACACGATGATCGGCGAGCGCGGGGTGACGCTGTCCGGCGGTCAGAAGCAGCGCACCGCGATCGCGCGCGCCGTCGCGAAGGACCCGCGCATCCTCATCCTGGACGACGCCCTCTCCGCCGTGGACACCTACACCGAGGCGGAGATCCTCAAGCGGCTGCGCGGCGTCATGCGCGAGCGCACCAGCATCGTCGTCGCGCACCGCATCTCGACGGTGAAGGATGCCGACGAGATCCTCGTGCTGGACGAGGGCCGCATCGCCGAGCGCGGCACGCACCACAAGCTGCTCGAGCTCGGTCGGCTGTACGCGAGCATGTATCGCCGCCAGCTGCTCGAGGAAGAGCTGGAGGTCGATGAGGAGCAGCAGGAGCACGAGAAGCGGGTCCGCGCGTCCGCCGACGACGGCAGCCGTTTCCAGCGACCGCGCGCACCGATAGACGAGCTGGGGCAGGACTGA
- a CDS encoding ABC transporter ATP-binding protein: protein MAAHGGGGGGHGGGGFVHEDEILGKAYDARLTQRLVGYLAPYKIWVIVSLVLLLAMSLAQIAPPIIAKFIVDQAIIPAVSGELGRDEAFGRLALLGVLYLLVLAAGAALRFGQTLLTTWVGQRAMYDLRLELFRHLQFLSLGFFDRNPVGRLMTRITNDIDALTDMVTRGVVSIFGDVAMLVLISIAMLLLDWRLALITFVSLPILTAITAYFRGMMRESFRSIRIRLARVNVYLNETLSGMAIVQLFTREKQTFDQFDVLNRDLLTANQGQVRAMSVFQPTVNFTRAATTAALFVVGAYWIGRSELSLGTLVAFWQLLNQFFQPILDLSEKYNIMQAAMASSERVFSMLDTKPTIVDPASPVELPHVRGEIRFDNVSFAYNEGEWVLREVDLTISAGESVAIVGATGAGKTSIISLISRFYDVQKGRILLDGVDLRDMRQADVRRHVGVVLQDPFIFAGTIASNIRLNESSIGDEQVRAAARFVNADKFIDRLPDGYATVVTERGSTLSVGQKQLLAFARAIAFNPEIMLVLDEATSSVDTETEHLIQDALKKLMQGRTSIIIAHRLSTIQNVDRIIVLHKGRVVEMGTHRDLLAQRGVYHRLYELQYRAHETDSSVRTA, encoded by the coding sequence ATGGCGGCACACGGCGGCGGCGGCGGCGGGCACGGCGGCGGCGGATTCGTCCATGAGGACGAGATCCTCGGGAAGGCGTACGACGCGCGCCTGACGCAGCGTCTGGTCGGCTATCTCGCCCCGTACAAGATCTGGGTGATCGTCTCGCTGGTCCTGCTCCTCGCGATGTCGCTGGCGCAGATCGCGCCGCCGATCATCGCCAAGTTCATCGTCGACCAGGCCATCATCCCCGCCGTGAGCGGCGAGCTCGGCCGCGACGAGGCCTTCGGACGGCTCGCGCTCCTCGGTGTCCTCTACCTACTCGTGCTCGCGGCTGGGGCCGCGCTGCGCTTCGGTCAGACGCTGCTGACGACGTGGGTCGGGCAGCGCGCGATGTACGACCTTCGCCTCGAGCTGTTCCGCCACCTGCAGTTCCTGTCTCTGGGCTTCTTCGACCGCAACCCCGTGGGCCGCCTGATGACGCGCATCACGAACGACATCGACGCGCTCACCGACATGGTCACCCGCGGCGTGGTCTCGATCTTCGGCGATGTCGCCATGCTCGTGCTCATCTCGATCGCGATGCTGTTGCTCGACTGGCGACTCGCCCTCATCACGTTCGTGTCGCTGCCGATCCTCACCGCCATCACGGCGTACTTCCGCGGCATGATGCGCGAGTCGTTCCGCTCGATCCGTATCCGTCTCGCCCGCGTCAACGTCTATCTCAACGAGACGCTCTCGGGGATGGCGATCGTTCAGCTCTTCACGAGAGAGAAGCAGACGTTCGATCAGTTCGACGTCCTGAACCGGGACCTGCTGACTGCGAACCAGGGGCAGGTCCGCGCCATGAGCGTCTTCCAGCCGACGGTGAACTTCACGCGCGCGGCGACGACCGCGGCGCTCTTCGTCGTCGGCGCGTACTGGATCGGGCGGAGCGAGCTCAGCCTCGGGACGTTGGTGGCGTTCTGGCAGCTGCTCAACCAGTTCTTCCAGCCGATCCTCGATCTGTCGGAGAAGTACAACATCATGCAGGCGGCGATGGCCTCGTCGGAGCGCGTGTTCAGCATGCTGGACACGAAGCCGACGATCGTCGATCCAGCGAGCCCGGTCGAGCTACCACACGTGCGCGGCGAGATCCGCTTCGACAACGTTTCCTTCGCCTACAACGAGGGCGAGTGGGTGCTGCGAGAAGTGGACCTGACCATCAGCGCGGGTGAGAGCGTCGCGATCGTCGGCGCGACGGGGGCGGGGAAGACCTCGATCATCAGCCTGATCTCGCGCTTCTACGACGTGCAGAAGGGTCGCATCCTGCTGGACGGCGTCGACCTGCGCGACATGCGCCAGGCCGATGTCCGGCGGCACGTCGGCGTCGTCCTCCAGGACCCGTTCATCTTCGCCGGCACGATCGCGTCCAACATCCGCCTGAACGAGTCGTCGATCGGCGACGAGCAGGTGCGCGCCGCCGCGCGGTTCGTGAACGCCGACAAGTTCATCGACCGTCTTCCCGACGGTTATGCGACGGTCGTGACCGAGCGTGGCTCGACGCTCTCCGTCGGCCAGAAGCAGCTTCTTGCGTTCGCGCGTGCCATCGCATTCAACCCGGAGATCATGCTCGTGCTCGACGAGGCGACGTCGTCGGTGGACACCGAGACCGAGCACCTCATCCAGGACGCCCTGAAGAAGCTGATGCAGGGCCGGACCTCGATCATCATCGCCCACCGTCTCTCGACCATCCAGAACGTCGACCGCATCATCGTGCTGCACAAGGGACGCGTGGTGGAGATGGGCACGCACCGCGATCTCCTCGCGCAGCGTGGCGTCTACCACCGGCTGTACGAGCTTCAATACCGCGCGCACGAGACAGACTCGTCGGTGAGGACGGCCTAG
- a CDS encoding DUF951 domain-containing protein, which yields MTEMRVVPARSKGPLPLYLDDVVTLRKPHPCGGDTWRIVRLGADIGLRCTTCEHRVLVPRSSVERDIKRFVSRGPLAPTD from the coding sequence ATGACCGAGATGCGCGTCGTGCCCGCGAGGTCAAAGGGACCGCTTCCGTTGTATCTCGACGACGTCGTCACCCTGCGCAAGCCGCATCCCTGTGGCGGCGACACCTGGCGCATCGTCCGCCTCGGTGCCGACATCGGCCTGCGCTGCACGACCTGCGAGCACCGCGTGCTCGTGCCCCGCTCGTCGGTGGAGCGCGACATCAAGCGGTTCGTTTCGCGCGGGCCACTGGCCCCGACGGACTAA
- a CDS encoding nitroreductase family deazaflavin-dependent oxidoreductase: protein MADARPKSFNERVIDDFRAHQGQITSGPFAGRSLLLLTTKGAKTGDDRTSPLAYSRDGDRLVIIASKGGAPAHPAWYHNLRTHPDVTVEIGPEKFRARALVAGEPERRRLYDQHAAKMPAFADYEKKTTRKIPVVVLQQL, encoded by the coding sequence ATGGCAGACGCGCGCCCGAAGAGCTTCAACGAGCGGGTGATCGATGACTTCCGCGCGCATCAGGGTCAGATCACGAGCGGGCCGTTCGCCGGCCGCTCGCTTCTGCTCCTCACGACGAAGGGCGCGAAGACCGGCGACGACCGCACCAGTCCGCTCGCCTACTCGCGCGACGGCGACCGCTTGGTGATCATCGCGTCGAAGGGCGGTGCTCCGGCGCACCCCGCCTGGTATCACAACCTGCGCACGCATCCGGATGTGACCGTCGAGATCGGCCCCGAGAAGTTCCGCGCCCGAGCCTTGGTGGCGGGTGAACCCGAGCGTCGACGGCTTTACGACCAGCATGCCGCGAAGATGCCGGCATTCGCCGACTACGAGAAGAAGACGACGCGGAAGATCCCTGTCGTCGTGCTACAGCAGCTCTAG
- a CDS encoding DUF881 domain-containing protein, which produces MTTPPAADRTRLAHSLVLLLPAVLFGLLVSVQWRTQSERNELTVRYNTPLLDAAKTLQNEQNALKLQLADLRAELDQIQTSASTQSGAAKDIQARIDDLKTVAGMNERLGDGVEIILDDARGAAAAKDVEKSICHNTDLTDIVNQAWRGGAEAIAINDERIVGSSSIYCVGSTIMVNGTLMSPPFKVLVIGPQNELLATYDDPTQLRDIKQRRDIYGLGFRVSRATGLHIPPYRGALNVRFATPR; this is translated from the coding sequence GTGACGACACCGCCCGCCGCCGATCGCACCCGCCTCGCGCACTCGCTTGTGCTCCTCCTTCCAGCGGTGCTCTTTGGCCTGCTCGTCAGCGTGCAGTGGCGCACGCAGTCGGAGCGGAACGAGCTGACGGTCCGCTACAACACGCCGCTGCTCGACGCCGCGAAGACGCTGCAGAACGAGCAGAACGCCCTGAAGCTCCAGCTCGCCGACCTACGCGCCGAGCTCGACCAGATCCAGACGAGCGCATCGACGCAGAGCGGCGCCGCGAAGGACATACAGGCGCGAATCGACGATCTGAAGACGGTCGCTGGAATGAACGAGCGCCTCGGAGATGGCGTCGAGATCATCCTGGATGACGCGCGCGGCGCGGCAGCGGCCAAGGATGTAGAGAAGTCGATCTGTCACAACACCGATCTCACGGACATCGTCAATCAGGCGTGGCGCGGCGGCGCCGAGGCGATCGCCATCAACGACGAACGGATCGTGGGTTCGTCGAGCATCTACTGCGTCGGGTCCACGATCATGGTGAATGGCACGCTGATGTCGCCGCCGTTCAAGGTGCTTGTCATCGGACCGCAGAACGAGCTGCTCGCAACGTACGACGACCCAACGCAGCTCCGGGACATCAAGCAGCGGCGCGACATCTACGGGCTCGGCTTCCGCGTAAGCCGCGCGACCGGGCTGCACATCCCGCCGTACCGCGGCGCGCTCAACGTGCGGTTTGCGACGCCGCGATGA
- a CDS encoding MFS transporter: MAEVQEAVHVGLLRNRAFLAVWAAQILSQTAANAVTSALIILVAELTHSNSSSSFLILLAIIPAVLFGIGAGVLVDRTDRRFVLVLTNALRGVAVLPLLFAGTSLTTAYIVNFLVAAVTIFFVPAESATIPGIVRRRDLLVANSLFTFTFNGSFLLGFVILAPIAVSLYGFDFLWSVIAAMFGISSLLCAMLPPSPPPQKAAHLISAELAERAFTETRQGISEAFHYLRATPLVTWAMVYIALTYTLIAVAGALGPGFVREVLKLGERNVVVLVAPAGIGVVLGLGLLNIVGSRISRANAIGTGLLVVGLALLALAAARPFADVFTSRLGGVLGEALPLFIGMISVTALFFGLAYAFITVPAMTLLQEQLRDDIRGRVFGVLNVLVSIFSLLPLIFVGPIADVWGVAPVFVLAAVIVFGVWLGGRTVRLKSSLK; this comes from the coding sequence TTGGCCGAGGTCCAGGAGGCCGTTCATGTCGGCCTCCTCCGCAATCGCGCATTCCTCGCCGTCTGGGCGGCGCAGATCCTGTCGCAGACGGCCGCGAACGCGGTCACCTCCGCGCTGATCATCCTCGTCGCGGAGCTCACGCATTCGAATAGCTCATCGTCGTTCCTGATCCTTCTCGCGATCATTCCCGCGGTGCTGTTCGGGATCGGTGCGGGCGTGCTCGTGGACCGCACCGACCGGAGGTTCGTCCTGGTCTTGACGAACGCGCTTCGCGGGGTCGCGGTGCTGCCGCTGCTCTTTGCCGGGACCAGCTTGACCACCGCGTACATCGTGAACTTCCTCGTTGCGGCGGTGACGATCTTCTTCGTGCCCGCCGAGTCGGCGACGATACCCGGGATCGTGCGCAGGCGCGATCTCCTGGTCGCGAACTCGCTCTTCACGTTCACGTTCAACGGCTCGTTCCTGCTCGGGTTCGTCATCCTCGCGCCGATCGCGGTGAGCCTCTATGGATTCGACTTCCTGTGGAGCGTGATCGCGGCGATGTTCGGCATCTCATCGCTCCTGTGCGCGATGCTGCCGCCGTCACCGCCGCCGCAAAAGGCCGCGCACCTCATCAGCGCGGAATTGGCCGAGCGCGCTTTCACCGAGACGCGCCAGGGGATCTCGGAGGCGTTCCATTACCTGCGCGCGACGCCCCTCGTCACGTGGGCCATGGTCTACATCGCGCTCACGTACACGCTGATCGCGGTGGCTGGCGCGCTCGGGCCGGGCTTCGTGCGCGAGGTACTGAAGCTCGGCGAGCGGAACGTGGTGGTGCTCGTGGCGCCGGCCGGGATCGGGGTGGTCCTTGGACTTGGTCTGCTGAACATCGTCGGTAGCCGCATCAGCCGTGCGAACGCCATCGGCACCGGCCTGCTGGTCGTCGGCCTGGCCCTTCTCGCCCTCGCCGCGGCGCGACCGTTCGCCGACGTGTTCACCTCACGTCTGGGCGGCGTGCTCGGTGAGGCGCTACCGCTGTTCATCGGCATGATCAGCGTGACCGCACTCTTCTTCGGCCTGGCGTACGCGTTCATCACCGTGCCGGCGATGACCTTGCTCCAGGAACAGCTCCGCGACGACATCCGCGGCCGCGTCTTCGGCGTGCTCAACGTCCTCGTCTCGATCTTCAGTCTCTTGCCGCTCATCTTCGTCGGCCCGATCGCCGACGTGTGGGGCGTCGCTCCGGTCTTCGTACTCGCTGCGGTCATCGTGTTCGGTGTGTGGCTTGGAGGTCGTACGGTCCGGCTAAAATCAAGTCTCAAGTGA
- a CDS encoding bifunctional UDP-sugar hydrolase/5'-nucleotidase, giving the protein MLRFIPALALAIACACSSAVTPTPTSSAIADDRIQLLHTDDIHGHLDADIVQSASASSAFRAGGMAQLAGQVAAFRARAPQRTLLIDAGDAWQGTFISNANKGEAVTKAMNLMHYDALAVGNHDFDWGQDVLAQRAKEATFPFLAANVVESKTGRAPPYLKPFEVRDLGIARVGIIGVTNPGSATIVKATSVAGLQFQPAADSIRPLIAEVQKQADIVVVAAHIGMTEAVQLARDVPGIDVIVAAHDHLPIQTARLEGRTTIVDAGAYTQYVGRLEIIVDRATHKMTDAVRGSALMPVAANPNVKPDPEIAKLVDDRRAEGEKYTSRVVGRTTEPLINTREETGFGNLITDAFVEYGRQQGWKTDVAFYNMAGVRASFPAGQLTYGQLYEALPFSNTVVNVDLTGADLAAIIDRAACVNGRLHMAGVVVSFRFDNGLPNCVKSITVAGAPLASTRTYHVATIDYLLLGGDGHTGFAKGTNVIYGDVEVDVVAAYITAHSPVSPKVEGRLAPSS; this is encoded by the coding sequence GTGCTCCGCTTCATTCCTGCGCTGGCGCTTGCGATCGCGTGCGCGTGCTCGTCCGCAGTCACGCCAACGCCGACGTCGTCGGCGATCGCCGACGACCGCATCCAGCTCCTGCATACCGACGATATCCACGGACACCTGGATGCGGACATCGTGCAGAGCGCGAGCGCAAGCTCCGCGTTCCGTGCCGGCGGGATGGCGCAGCTCGCGGGGCAGGTCGCCGCGTTCCGCGCGCGTGCTCCCCAGCGGACGCTGCTCATCGACGCGGGCGACGCCTGGCAGGGCACGTTCATCTCGAACGCGAACAAGGGCGAAGCGGTCACGAAGGCGATGAACCTCATGCACTACGACGCGCTGGCCGTCGGGAACCACGACTTCGATTGGGGACAGGACGTGCTCGCCCAGCGCGCGAAGGAAGCGACCTTCCCGTTCCTGGCGGCGAACGTCGTCGAGAGCAAGACGGGACGAGCGCCGCCGTACCTGAAGCCGTTCGAGGTGCGCGACCTCGGCATCGCGCGCGTTGGGATCATCGGAGTCACCAATCCCGGCTCGGCGACGATCGTGAAGGCGACGAGCGTCGCCGGGCTGCAGTTCCAACCAGCGGCCGACTCCATCAGACCGCTGATCGCCGAGGTGCAGAAGCAGGCCGACATCGTCGTCGTCGCGGCGCACATCGGAATGACCGAAGCGGTGCAGCTCGCGCGCGACGTGCCGGGGATCGACGTGATCGTCGCGGCCCATGACCACCTGCCGATCCAGACCGCGCGACTTGAGGGCCGGACGACGATCGTCGACGCGGGCGCCTACACGCAGTACGTCGGTCGGCTGGAGATCATCGTCGACCGAGCGACGCACAAGATGACCGATGCGGTGCGCGGCAGTGCCCTCATGCCGGTCGCGGCCAATCCGAACGTCAAGCCGGATCCGGAGATCGCGAAGCTCGTCGACGATCGCCGCGCCGAGGGCGAGAAATACACCTCGCGCGTGGTCGGCCGGACGACGGAGCCCCTCATCAATACCCGCGAGGAGACCGGCTTCGGGAACCTCATCACGGACGCGTTCGTCGAGTACGGCCGCCAGCAGGGATGGAAGACCGACGTGGCGTTCTACAACATGGCCGGGGTCCGCGCCTCGTTCCCCGCGGGACAGCTGACGTACGGCCAGCTCTACGAGGCGCTGCCGTTCTCGAACACCGTGGTGAACGTCGATCTCACCGGCGCCGACCTCGCCGCGATCATCGACCGCGCCGCGTGCGTGAACGGGCGGCTCCACATGGCCGGCGTCGTCGTGTCGTTCCGCTTCGACAACGGCCTGCCGAACTGCGTGAAGAGCATCACCGTCGCCGGAGCGCCACTCGCATCGACTCGGACGTATCACGTCGCGACGATCGACTATCTGCTGCTGGGCGGCGACGGGCACACCGGTTTCGCGAAAGGCACGAACGTCATCTATGGCGACGTCGAAGTCGACGTCGTCGCCGCGTACATCACGGCGCACTCGCCGGTGAGTCCGAAGGTCGAAGGCCGGCTCGCGCCGTCGTCGTAG
- a CDS encoding TRAP transporter large permease subunit, with the protein MSPEQLGLAMIALMVLAIMIGFPTAFTLMALGITFGFLGLGFLVFDLAVQRVFFVMQNDVLVAIPLFLFMGYIIERAGILDELFHAVNVMFGWLPGSLAVATLATGTIFATATGIVGAAVTLLGLLAFPAMLKAGYNKQFAAGAVTASGTLGILIPPSVLLILYGFVAGVSVPRLYAGAFLPGFMLSALYLGYIVVRSKLRPQDAPMLTKEQREQLTGQDKIRLVLRGFVPIVSLILFVLGAIFFGLATPSEGAALGALGGIILAAAHRRLSFSMIRESVFLTVRTASMVGWLLVGSSIFAAVFARLGGAAIIGDFIYGLKLSPEVFFWTVQIIIFVLGWPLEWTEITIIFMPLFLPLLATYHQQYPDNISTDAFFFGIMAALNQQTSFLSPPVAMSAYYLRGVASKMITLNEIFTGMYPFLVIQVASMGVLWLVPWLAYGPATAIFGASFR; encoded by the coding sequence ATGAGTCCAGAACAGCTCGGCCTGGCCATGATCGCGCTGATGGTCCTGGCGATCATGATCGGTTTCCCAACGGCGTTCACGCTCATGGCCCTGGGCATCACGTTCGGTTTCCTCGGTCTGGGGTTCCTCGTCTTCGATCTCGCGGTCCAGCGCGTGTTCTTCGTGATGCAGAACGACGTGCTCGTCGCGATCCCGCTCTTCCTGTTCATGGGCTACATCATCGAAAGAGCCGGGATCCTCGACGAGCTGTTCCATGCGGTCAATGTCATGTTCGGCTGGCTCCCCGGATCGCTCGCGGTCGCCACGCTCGCGACCGGCACGATCTTCGCGACGGCGACAGGGATCGTCGGCGCGGCGGTGACGCTGCTCGGGCTCCTCGCCTTCCCCGCGATGCTCAAGGCTGGATACAACAAGCAATTCGCGGCCGGCGCCGTCACGGCGTCGGGCACGCTCGGGATCCTCATTCCGCCGAGCGTGCTGCTGATCCTCTATGGGTTCGTCGCGGGTGTATCGGTGCCGCGCCTCTACGCGGGCGCGTTCCTGCCCGGCTTCATGCTGTCCGCTCTGTACCTCGGGTACATCGTGGTTCGCTCCAAGCTCCGTCCGCAGGACGCGCCGATGCTCACCAAAGAGCAGCGCGAGCAGCTGACTGGTCAGGACAAGATCCGACTGGTCCTTCGCGGGTTCGTGCCGATCGTGTCGCTGATCCTCTTCGTGCTCGGCGCGATCTTCTTCGGACTGGCAACGCCGTCGGAGGGCGCGGCCCTCGGCGCACTCGGCGGGATCATCCTCGCTGCGGCGCACCGCCGCCTCAGCTTCTCGATGATCCGCGAGTCGGTCTTCCTCACCGTGCGGACCGCGTCGATGGTCGGCTGGCTCCTCGTCGGGTCGAGCATCTTCGCGGCAGTCTTCGCCCGCCTCGGTGGAGCGGCGATCATCGGCGATTTCATCTACGGCCTGAAGCTGTCGCCCGAGGTCTTCTTCTGGACCGTTCAGATCATCATCTTCGTCCTCGGCTGGCCGCTCGAGTGGACCGAGATCACGATCATCTTCATGCCGCTCTTCCTGCCGCTGCTCGCGACGTACCACCAGCAATACCCGGACAACATCTCCACCGACGCATTCTTCTTCGGCATCATGGCGGCGCTCAACCAGCAGACATCGTTCCTCTCACCGCCGGTCGCGATGTCCGCGTACTACCTCCGGGGCGTCGCGTCCAAGATGATCACGCTGAACGAGATCTTCACCGGCATGTACCCGTTCCTGGTCATCCAGGTCGCGTCGATGGGCGTGCTGTGGCTGGTGCCGTGGCTCGCGTACGGGCCGGCGACAGCGATCTTTGGAGCGAGCTTCCGCTAG